CGTTCAGCGGCGACTATCAGGTCAGCGACGAGCAGGGCATCTATCACTGCGTGTGCTGTCAGGCGCCGCTGTTCGAAAACGAGCATAAGTTCGATGCCGGCTGCGGCTGGCCAAGCTTTGACCGCCCCCTGGGCAAGGGCTCGGTTGAGGAGCATGCGGACACCTCCCATGGCATGCAGCGTACCGAAGTCGTGTGCTCGCACTGCAATGCCCACCTGGGCCATGTCTTTCCCGACGGCCCGCCTGAGACCACAGGCCTGCGCTACTGCATCAACTCCGTGGCTCTGGGCTTTCACGCAGGCGAGTAGCGCTTCGGCGAGTGGCTCACCTTAGATCGATCCCACGCCACTGAAACGGGTCAGCTCTGCTAGAATGGGCGCCCGCTTCTGTGGTGATGGAGAATGACAATGCTCGGCTGGTTTCCGGGACACATGAACAAGGCGCGCCGCCAGATCAAGGAGGCGCTGCCGGAGATCGACGTGGTGCTCGAGGTTCTCGACGCCCGGCTGCCCTATTCCAGCGCCAACCCAATGCTGGCCGAGCTCACCGAGCACAAGCCGGTGCTCAAGATTCTCTCGCGCGCGGATCTTGCCGACCCCGAACGCACCCGCGAATGGGTAGCGCATTTCGATGCGCTGGAGGATACTCGTGCGTTGGCGGTCACCACCACCAACATCCGTGAACTCAAGCGCATTCCCCGCCTCTGCCACGAGCTGGCCGGCCAGGTACGTGCCGATCGCGATGTGCGTGTGATGGTGATGGGTATCCCCAATGTCGGCAAGTCGACGCTGATCAACGGCCTGGCGGGGCGCAAGATTGCCAAGACCGGCAACGAGCCGGCGGTGACCAAGCGCCAACAGAAGGTGCGCATCGACGGCCATGTGGCACTGATCGACACCCCAGGGGTGCTGTGGCCGAAGATCGAGAACCAGGTCAGCGCTTACCGCCTGGCCGCCAGCGGGGCGATTCGCGATACCGCCATCGAGTATCTCGATGTGGCGATGGTCACCGCGGCAGAGCTTGCCAAGCGCTACCCCGCCGCCCTGATGTCACGCTACAAGCTCAAGGCGCTGCCGGCGTACACGGCCAATCCCGAGGCGGAGAGTGTCGAGGCCGATGGCCCAAGGCGCCCCGACTTCCTGGCCCTGGCCGGCTTCGACGGCATGGCCATCGTGCGCGAGATCGCAAGCAAACGCGGTGGGCTGCGTCCCGGCGGCGCGGTCGATCTGCACCGCGGTGCCGAGGTGCTGCTGCATGAGCTGCGCGACGGCAAGCTGGGGCCGATCACATTGGAGACGCCCGAAGATATCCCTCCGCCCCCCGTCGATGACCTCGAGCACGACGAAAGCCAGCCCCATAACGCCAATTGAGTTGACGGACACTGCATGGACACCTCTACTCCCATCAGGAAATCCCACAAGCTAGACCACGTCTGCTACGACATTCGCGGCCCGGTGCTCGACCACGCCAAGCGCCTGGAAGAGGAGGGTCAGCGGATTTTGAAGCTCAACATCGGCAACCCGGCGCCGTTCGGCTTCGAGGCGCCGGAAGAGATCCTTCAGGACGTGATGCGCAACCTCGCCACTGCCCAGGGCTACTGCGACTCGAAGGGGCTCTACTCGGCGCGCAAGGCGATCATGCAGGAGTGCCAGCGCAAGCAGATCCCCGGCGTAGGCATCGAGGACATCTACGTCGGCAACGGCGTCTCCGAGCTGATCGTGATGGCCATGCAGGCGCTTTTGAACGACGGTGATGAAGTGCTGATTCCAGCACCCGACTATCCGCTCTGGACCGCCGCGGCCAACCTGTCAGGTGGCCGCCCGGTCCACTACATGTGCGACGAGCAGGCCGACTGGGCGCCTGACATGGCCGATATCCGCGCCAAGGTCACCAGTCATACCCGAGCCATCGTGCTGATCAATCCCAACAACCCCACCGGCGCAGTCTATCCACCGGCGGTGATCAGCGAGCTGCTCGACATCGCCCGCGAGCACGACCTAGTGGTCTTCTCCGACGAGATCTACGACAAGATTCTCTACGACGAGGTCGAACACGTCTCCACCGGCGCCCTGGCTTCCGACGACCAGTTGGTGGTCACCATGAATGGCCTCTCCAAGAGCTACCGCTGCGCCGGCTTTCGCTCCGGCTGGATGATTCTCTCGGGCAACGTCGCCAAGCCGCGCGCCAGCGATTTCATCCAAGGGCTGAACATGCTCGCCTCGATGCGTCTGTGCGCCAACGTACCCGCCCAGCATGCCATCCAGACCGCGCTCGGCGGCTATCAGTCGATCAACGACCTGATCCTGCCCGGCGGCCGGTTGCGTGCCCAGCGCGATATTACCGTGGAGAAGCTCAACGCTATCCCGGGGGTCTCCTGCGTCACGCCCAAGGGGGCGCTCTACGCCTTTCCCAAGCTCGATCCCAAGGTCTATCCGATCACCAACGACGCCAAGCTGGTGCTCGACCTGCTGCTGCAGGAGAAGATCCTGCTGGTACAAGGTACCGCCTTCAACTGGCCGGAGCCGGACCATGTGCGCATCGTCACCTTGCCTTGGGCAGAGCAGCTCGGCGATGCGCTGGAGCGTTTCGGCACGTTCCTGGCACGTTATCGCCAATAACGATCAAGGCCTGCAAGCGCAGGCAATCAAGGATGAATGATGAAAAAAGCGGCGGCGCTTGAAACCTCGCGCCGCAGGCCATATCTAACTCGGCAAAAATAAGCCCGGCCACTCGCCAGTTACCGTAAGGTCATCGCCGTAGTCGTCGGGCGCGCATTCCAAGTCTGCAGGAGAGTTTGCAACATGATGAGAATCATTCTTTTTCTGGCCACCAACCTGGCGGTGATCCTGGTGGCCAGCATTACGCTGCGGCTGCTGGGCGTGGAGCCCTACCTCTCCGCACAGGGCATCAACTTCACCAGCCTGCTGATCTTCTGTTTCGTGTTTGGCATGGCCGGTTCGATGGTGTCGCTATTCATCTCCAAGTGGATGGCCAAGCGCAGCACCGGCACGGTGGTGATCGAGACGCCGCGCAACTCCACCGAGCAGTGGCTGGTAGATACCGTCGCCGAACTCTCTCGCGAGGCCGGGATCAAGACGCCGGAAGTGGGGATCTTCCCGGCCCAGCAGTCCAACGCCTTCGCCACCGGTTGGAACAAGAATGATGCCTTGGTGGCGGTCTCCGCTGGCCTGCTCAACCGCATGCGCCCCGAAGAGGTGCGTGCGGTACTGGCCCACGAGATCGGCCACGTCGCCAATGGCGACATGGTCACGCTGGCGCTGATCCAGGGTGTGCTCAATACCTTCGTGATGTTCTTTGCCCGGGCCATCGCTCACCTGGTCGACAACTTCCTGCGTAGCCGCAGCGATGGCGCTGGCCTCGGTTTCATGGGCTACTTCGCGGTGGTGATCGTCGCCGAGATCGTGTTCGGTCTGGTTGCCTCGGTGATCGTTGCCTGGTTCTCGCGCTTCCGCGAATATCGCGCCGACGCGGCAGGCGCCAAGCTTGCCGGCTCCGGGGCGATGATCAACGCCCTTGCCCGTCTCAAGGCCGAGACGCAGATGCCCGATCAGATGCCGGATACCTTGACCGCGTTCGCCATTACCACTGGCCAGACCCGCAAGGTGATGGAGCGATTGTTTGCTAGCCACCCGCCGCTGGATGACCGCATCCGCGCGCTCAAGGAGTCCGCTTACCGCCAGTAAGCGAGAAGCGCCCTGCAGCGGCGAGCCTTCGCCGCTGCAGGGCCTTATTATCCCCCTCCTTCCTCCCTGACTTCTCTCGTTAACCCATCCCCTATTTCACCGGCCTCTCCCCTCTTCTTTGCTATGCTCCTTGGCCGGCCCCATCTCATGGCGGCTCAGGTTGTGCGCGCTATTGACCAGCCCGACATGGGAAAATGCCTGGGGGAAGTTGCCGAGCTGACATTCATGAACAGGATGGTACTCCTCGGCCAGCAATCCCAGATCGTTGCGCACCGCCAGCAGCTTGTCGAAGAGTTCGCGCGCCTCCTCCTTGCGCCCGAGTAATAGCAGGGCATCGACGAGCCAGAAACAGCACAGCAGGAAGGCACCTTCGCCGTCCGTGAGGTTCTCCCGCTTTTTCTCATCGAGAAAGCGATAGACGAAGCCGTCGTGGACAAGTTCTGCCTGTATCGCCTCGATGGTTCCCACCACCCGCGGGTCTTCTATCGGCAGAAAGCCCATCTGGGGAATCAGCAGCAGCACGGCATCCAGCGAATCGGTGTCGTAATGCATGACGAAGGCGTTACGCTCGCGATTGAAGGCGCGCTGACACACTTCTTCATGAATACGTGCCCTGAGTGCCCGCCAACGGGGAAGATCACCCTCGAGCCGATAGCTTTCGGCATCCTTGATGACCCGGTCGACTGCGACCCACGCCATGATCTTGGAGTAGGTATAGTGTTGCTCGGGGCCACGAAGCTCCCACAGGCCCGCATCTTTCTCCTGCCAATGATCCTCGAGATAAGCGATCAGACGCCGCTGCACGTTCCACATGTCCTCGTCGGGTTCCATGTGTTCGAGCCGGCTCAGGTGCAAGCCATCCATCACCTGGCCATAGATGTCGTTCTGGCGCTGCAGATAGGCCTCGTTGCCGACCCGCACCGGCCGGCAGCCATTGAAACCCGTCAGCCAGACAATCTCCTGTTCGTCGAGCCGCCGCTCACCGCCGACGCCGTACATCGGCTGCAGCATGCGAGGATCGCCGCCTGCCACACGTAGCAGCCACTCCCGCCAGGCCTTGGCCTCTTCCCGATAACCTGACGACAGCAGCGCATAAAGCGTGAAGGTGACATCGCGAAGCCAGGTGAAGCGATAGTCCCAATTGAGTTCTCCGCCGATCTCCTCCGGCAGTGAGGTGGTGGGTGCGGCGACGATGCCCCCCGTATCGACATGCGTAAGCGCCTTGAGGGTGATCAACGAGCGAACCACCGGCTCCCTGAACGTCTCGTCGATCTGACAGCGCTCGCTCCACTCGAGCCACCACCGCTCGGTCTCATCGAGAGATTGGCACGCATCTAGCCGCTCCGGCGCGGCACTGTAGGCGTGATACCAAGTGAGTACGAAGGGCACCCGCTCGCCCGCCTCGATCGTGAAATCGGCCTCTATATCGTTATGGCGATCCCGCATCTCGATGGGCGAGTCCAGGCGCAACCCAGCGGGGCCTGCAATGGCACTCACTCCTTCACGGCGGCAGTGCACCCAAGGATGGACATGACCGTAATCGAAGCGGAACACCGCCCTGGATTGCATCTCGACTCGCCCGCTTCGCCCTTCCACGATGCGCACCACATCGACGATGGTATCGCTCTCGCGGCTCAGCGGCATGAAGTCGATGATGGCGACACTTCCCGCCAGCGTCTCGAACAACGTTTCGAGCACCAGCGTCTCGCCCCGATAGCAGCGGCTCTGTGAGCGAATCTCGCCCACCGGGCGAATTTGCCAGTAGCCGTTCCGCTGCTCTCCGATCAGTGCGGCACAGCACGCCTCCGAATCAAAGCGTGGTAGGCACAGCCACTCCAGAGAGGCGTGTCGATCGATAAGCGCTGCCGTACGCATGTTGCCGATCAGCCCGTAGTCCTCGATTCTCTTGGGATTGTCCATCCTG
This DNA window, taken from Halomonas sp. TA22, encodes the following:
- a CDS encoding pyridoxal phosphate-dependent aminotransferase produces the protein MDTSTPIRKSHKLDHVCYDIRGPVLDHAKRLEEEGQRILKLNIGNPAPFGFEAPEEILQDVMRNLATAQGYCDSKGLYSARKAIMQECQRKQIPGVGIEDIYVGNGVSELIVMAMQALLNDGDEVLIPAPDYPLWTAAANLSGGRPVHYMCDEQADWAPDMADIRAKVTSHTRAIVLINPNNPTGAVYPPAVISELLDIAREHDLVVFSDEIYDKILYDEVEHVSTGALASDDQLVVTMNGLSKSYRCAGFRSGWMILSGNVAKPRASDFIQGLNMLASMRLCANVPAQHAIQTALGGYQSINDLILPGGRLRAQRDITVEKLNAIPGVSCVTPKGALYAFPKLDPKVYPITNDAKLVLDLLLQEKILLVQGTAFNWPEPDHVRIVTLPWAEQLGDALERFGTFLARYRQ
- the htpX gene encoding protease HtpX, encoding MMRIILFLATNLAVILVASITLRLLGVEPYLSAQGINFTSLLIFCFVFGMAGSMVSLFISKWMAKRSTGTVVIETPRNSTEQWLVDTVAELSREAGIKTPEVGIFPAQQSNAFATGWNKNDALVAVSAGLLNRMRPEEVRAVLAHEIGHVANGDMVTLALIQGVLNTFVMFFARAIAHLVDNFLRSRSDGAGLGFMGYFAVVIVAEIVFGLVASVIVAWFSRFREYRADAAGAKLAGSGAMINALARLKAETQMPDQMPDTLTAFAITTGQTRKVMERLFASHPPLDDRIRALKESAYRQ
- the msrB gene encoding peptide-methionine (R)-S-oxide reductase MsrB, whose product is MRNKVEKNEAEWREQLTPEQYRVTREKGTEAPFSGDYQVSDEQGIYHCVCCQAPLFENEHKFDAGCGWPSFDRPLGKGSVEEHADTSHGMQRTEVVCSHCNAHLGHVFPDGPPETTGLRYCINSVALGFHAGE
- the ylqF gene encoding ribosome biogenesis GTPase YlqF: MLGWFPGHMNKARRQIKEALPEIDVVLEVLDARLPYSSANPMLAELTEHKPVLKILSRADLADPERTREWVAHFDALEDTRALAVTTTNIRELKRIPRLCHELAGQVRADRDVRVMVMGIPNVGKSTLINGLAGRKIAKTGNEPAVTKRQQKVRIDGHVALIDTPGVLWPKIENQVSAYRLAASGAIRDTAIEYLDVAMVTAAELAKRYPAALMSRYKLKALPAYTANPEAESVEADGPRRPDFLALAGFDGMAIVREIASKRGGLRPGGAVDLHRGAEVLLHELRDGKLGPITLETPEDIPPPPVDDLEHDESQPHNAN
- a CDS encoding glycoside hydrolase family 15 protein — protein: MDNPKRIEDYGLIGNMRTAALIDRHASLEWLCLPRFDSEACCAALIGEQRNGYWQIRPVGEIRSQSRCYRGETLVLETLFETLAGSVAIIDFMPLSRESDTIVDVVRIVEGRSGRVEMQSRAVFRFDYGHVHPWVHCRREGVSAIAGPAGLRLDSPIEMRDRHNDIEADFTIEAGERVPFVLTWYHAYSAAPERLDACQSLDETERWWLEWSERCQIDETFREPVVRSLITLKALTHVDTGGIVAAPTTSLPEEIGGELNWDYRFTWLRDVTFTLYALLSSGYREEAKAWREWLLRVAGGDPRMLQPMYGVGGERRLDEQEIVWLTGFNGCRPVRVGNEAYLQRQNDIYGQVMDGLHLSRLEHMEPDEDMWNVQRRLIAYLEDHWQEKDAGLWELRGPEQHYTYSKIMAWVAVDRVIKDAESYRLEGDLPRWRALRARIHEEVCQRAFNRERNAFVMHYDTDSLDAVLLLIPQMGFLPIEDPRVVGTIEAIQAELVHDGFVYRFLDEKKRENLTDGEGAFLLCCFWLVDALLLLGRKEEARELFDKLLAVRNDLGLLAEEYHPVHECQLGNFPQAFSHVGLVNSAHNLSRHEMGPAKEHSKEEGRGR